DNA from Roseofilum casamattae BLCC-M143:
GGCATTCTTGCAGCGCGATCGCATCTCGGTTTGCCAACTCGGTATCCCACTGATGCCAAGGTTTGCCGTCGCGATCGCCTTTGATCGCCATATACAAAGCATAATCATCCAACCACGAGGCTTTCGTTTGACAAAACACTTCAAACTTTCGATCTCCTGCCCTGGCTTCATCCTCCTCGTCAATACTCTCTTGGATGCTTTGAAACCGCTGGCACGCTTTTTGGAGCAATCTCGTCTTCAGAGCGATCGCCCGATCGAAATCCACCCAATCCACGGGAAACTCGGATATATCTGTTAAATCTGCTTCATCCAATAAACCTTTCTCCCGAAGCAGATCGGGACTAATCAGCATGGGATTGCCTGCCATGGCGGAATAGCACATATAGGGAGAGTTACCAAAACCGGTGGGTCCTAGAGGTAGGATTTGCCACAAGCGTTGGTGAGTATAAGCGAGAAAGTCAACAAAGCGATACGCTTCGTGGCCTAAATCTCCAATACCAAATCGACTGGGAAATGAGGTGGGATGGAGTAAGATGCCACTAAGTCTCGAAGAGGGCATATTTTACAATAGGACAATGTTTGCAGCTAATATCAATGACCTTATCACGATTGGGCGATCTCAGTCGATCGAAACCCTGTAGGATATGGCTTCTTTAATATTTTCATAGGACGAATTCTGTAATGAACTACCGCAATCCAGCGCCTACGGTTGATATTATCATCGAGACGATCGATCGCCCGGAACGACCCATCGTTCTGATCGAACGGAAAAACCCACCCCTGGGATGGGCTATTCCGGGAGGATTTATCGATTATGGCGAATCGGTGGAAGCGGCAGCAGTACGCGAAGCCAAGGAAGAGACTGGGCTATTAGTCGAGTTAGTCGAGCAGTTCCACGTTTATTCCGAACCGGGGCGCGATCCGAGGCAACATACTTTATCGGTGGTAATGATTGCTGCTGCCATGGGAACGCCAAAGGCAGATGACGATGCTAAAGATGTGGGGATATTCGAGTTATGGCAAATTCCATCCCAATTATGTTTTGACCACGACAGTATTTTGAAGGATTATTGGATGTATCGCAATTATGGATTGCGTCCCCGATTATTTTAAGGAGGATTAATTATGTCTCGTAAGATTATTAAGACCGAGAAGGCGCCGGCTCCTGTGGGTCCTTACAATCAGGCGATCGCAGCCAGCGGCCAGTTACTCTTTGTCTCCGGTCAAATTGCGATCGATCCAAGCACCAATGAGATAGTTGGCCCTGGGGATGTTTCCAAACAAACGGAACAGGTGATGGCCAATCTGCGAGCTGTCTTGGCAGCAGCCGGAGCAAGCTTTGAACATGTGGTGAAAACTACAATTTTTCTCAACAATATGAATGATTTTGCTACTGTCAATCAAGTGTATAGCGGCTATTTCGATCCGGAGAATGCTCCAGCTCGTGCCTGTGTTGAAGCGGCAAGATTGCCGAAAGACGTGTTAGTCGAAATTGATTGTATTGCAATGCTCTAAGCGATTTGTGGTAATCCTATTGGCAGGAAACTGTTCGTTTGCGATCGCAATTTGATGCTATCTTGCCTAGAGACATGGGCGAGATAGCGCCCTTGAACTCTCGGCTGGTCGAGTGTTATCGTTACCAAAAATAGTATTCAAGTGGTTAGAACTCAACCCAGACTCCGGAAATTTTCCCGGAAAAGTTCTGCCGAACATCTATATATATCGATGCTGGTTTAATTAGCGATAGGGACAATTTTACAGAATTTTTTATAGATATCGTGTACCATGAAATATCTTCAGGGATTCGCGGCCAACTAACATCGGGGCCTGAAATATAATCACTGACAATAACCCGATCGCCAATTAAGACCTCCCTCCCACTGCAACAGTGATGTCCGAGCAACTTAACGACAACCAACTGCCAATCAATGTTCTCGAACGGGAAAACCAACGCTTGCGAGGACAATTGAGGGCGCTGCAACAACTCAATGAAACCTTGGAATGCAAAGTCGTCGAACGAACGCAAGAACTCCAAGAAACGGAAGCTAGATTGCAACGTTTGGCAGGAAACTTGCCGGGAGTGATTTTTCAATCCTGCCTTGCTGCCGATCGCACTCTCTCCTTCCTCTTTGTTTCGGAAGGGAGTCGCGAGATTTTTGAACTCGAACCGGAAAACTTTTTGCAACTGTTCGAGTTGGTACCAGAAAGCGATCGCGAAGCTCTCGATCTTGTCATCCAAAACTCAGCCAGTTCCCTCTCGCAATTTTGCTACGAACATCGCATAATTACCCGCAGCGGTACTCTCAAATGGGTGCAAGTTATCGCCAAACCCGAACGCCAGGACGATGGTGTCATTATTTGGGATGGGATTATCATCGATATTAGCGATCGCAAACGCATCGAAAAAGAACAGCAGCGCTTGCTGGCGATTCTCGAAGCAACTCCCGATATTATCGGCATTGGTGACGATCGCGGAAATGGTTTATATCTGAACCGCGCCGGACAAGAGTTATTGGAGATACCTGCAGAAAAGTCCGATGGGTTTCATGTTAGCGCATGTCATCCTCCTGACATTAATCAAATACTGGAAACAGAAGCGATTCCCACTGCAATTCAAACCGGAATATGGCAAGGAGAATCTAGACTTTGCAGCCGCAGCGGACGAGAATTTCCCGTTTCTCAAGTTATCCTAGCTCACTATGACGATGCCGGAAATGTGGAATATATGTCCACGATTATGCGGGATATTAGCGATCGCAAACAGATCGAAGCCGCCTTATCAGCCAGTGAAGAACGCTTTCGGTTGGTTTGCGAGCAAACCGGGCAACTGGTTTACGAATATGACATCGCTTCCGGGAATGTTATTTGGGCCGGTGCTATGACTGCAATTACGGGGTATAGTGCTACCGAATTGAGCATTTGTGACGTGAATGATTGGGAAAATTTCATCCATCCCGACGATCGCGTTTCGATTATGGAGCTATTGGAGGCTGCGATCGCCGAATGCAGCTCCTATCATGCCGATTATCGTTGGCGACAAAAGGATGGAAGTTATATTTATGTGGAAGATAATGGGATTGTTCTAAAGGGGGAAAATGGTCAACCCTATCGAATGCTGGGGACTGTAAATAATATCAGTCAGCGTAAAGCCACCGAAGAAGAATTAATTTTATTTAAACGAGCGGTTGAAAGCTCTACCGATGCGATCGCTCTGGCCGATCCTCAAGGAAATTTAGTTTATCAAAATCCAGCTCATGTAGATTTGTACAAATGCGAAACTCTCGAACGCTATCGAGAAGCCGGTGGAATTGCCACCTGTTATCCGGATCGCCAAGTTTACCAGGAGGTCATACAAGCCCTCCTCAATGGACGCTCTTGGATTGGAGAAACCGAACAAGACGCTCGCGACGGTCGCCGTTTTCCTGCCATAATTCGGGCGAACGGGATTCGCTCAGAATCGGGAGAATTGCTGGGATTGCTCGGCATCATTACTGACTTGAGCGATCTCAAAGCCATCGAAGCCGCCTTATCAGCAAGCGAAGAACGTTTCCGATTGGTGTGCGAACAAACCGGACAGCTCGTTTACGATTATGATATTGCCTCGGGGAAAATTATTTGGGCGGGGGCAATTCCTGCGATTACGGGCTACAGTGCCGCAGAATTTAGGGCATTTGACGTTAATGACTGGGAAGGTCTCATCCACCCTGACGATCGCGATCGCGTCTCCGCTTATTTAGACCAAACTATGGCAGAAGGGAGCCACTATCGCATTGAATATCGCTGGCGACAAAAAGATGAAACCTATATTGATGTCGAAGATATTGGCGTGTTTCTCACCAATGAAGAGGGTGAGGTCTCGCGAATGTTGGGTACAACCTGGAATATTGGCGATCGCAAAACGGCGGAACGGGCGCTTCAAAAAAGCGAATCCTTGAATCGCTATCTGTTTGAGGAATTTCCCATAGGTTTAGTGCTCTGTCGCATGAACGGAGAACTGGTTCACATTAATTCTGCCTGTGCCAACACAATCGGTCGGACGATTGAGGAAGCCTTAGAACTAACTTATTGGGATATTACCCCCATCAAATATGCCGATCGCGAAGCCGAACAGTTAGAGAGCTTGCGCACCACCGGACGCTACGGTCCTTATGAAAAAGAATACATTCACAAAGACGGCCGTCTGATTCCCGTGGTTCTCTCGGGTTTGGTGGTCGAGATTGATGGGGAGTCGATGATTTGGTCCAGTATTGCCGATATCAGCGATCGCAAAGCCGATGAAGAACGCCTGCGCCAGAGCGAGGAACGCTTTCGCGGCTTGGTCGAAACTCTGAACGATTGGATCTGGGAATGCGATGTTAACGGAATTTATACTTATGTCAGTCCGCAGATCGAGCGTATTTTGGGCTATACCCCAGAAGAAGCGATCGGCAAAACGCCATTCGATTTTATGGCTCCCGCAGAAGCCGAAACAATTGGCGCTCTCTTTGCAGAGAAATTGAGCATAGGGGAAGCGATCGAACAAATCGAGAATATCAACTTGCATAAAGACGGCCAT
Protein-coding regions in this window:
- a CDS encoding NUDIX hydrolase, with translation MNYRNPAPTVDIIIETIDRPERPIVLIERKNPPLGWAIPGGFIDYGESVEAAAVREAKEETGLLVELVEQFHVYSEPGRDPRQHTLSVVMIAAAMGTPKADDDAKDVGIFELWQIPSQLCFDHDSILKDYWMYRNYGLRPRLF
- a CDS encoding RidA family protein, whose amino-acid sequence is MSRKIIKTEKAPAPVGPYNQAIAASGQLLFVSGQIAIDPSTNEIVGPGDVSKQTEQVMANLRAVLAAAGASFEHVVKTTIFLNNMNDFATVNQVYSGYFDPENAPARACVEAARLPKDVLVEIDCIAML